In Streptomyces sp. NBC_00414, a single window of DNA contains:
- a CDS encoding FadR/GntR family transcriptional regulator, with product MRRMSDRRVSTRIQREVTRLILDRRLRAGAPLPTETELMESLGVSRNSVREALKALQALDIVEIRHGYGTYVGQASLTPFVDGLTFRALARQGDGANGTGGTGALAEMLQVREVLEEGLMRRVAGALSDGDLARLEDVVDRMEEAGLAGRPFPELDRRFHELLYAPLGNALVPQLLGAFWTVFRRVSGVRGWTDDPAPEVTVRRHRDIVVALRAHDAEGARKAMADHFRGIEARAAQESRGVG from the coding sequence ATGCGGCGCATGTCCGATCGGCGCGTGAGTACCCGGATCCAGCGCGAGGTCACCCGGCTGATCCTCGACCGCCGGCTCCGGGCCGGTGCGCCCCTGCCCACCGAGACCGAGCTGATGGAGTCCCTCGGCGTCAGCCGCAACTCCGTGCGCGAGGCCCTGAAAGCGCTCCAGGCCCTCGACATCGTGGAGATCAGGCACGGCTACGGCACCTATGTCGGCCAGGCCTCACTGACCCCGTTCGTCGACGGCCTCACCTTCCGCGCGCTGGCCAGGCAGGGAGACGGCGCGAACGGCACGGGCGGCACGGGCGCGTTGGCCGAGATGCTCCAGGTCCGGGAGGTCTTGGAGGAGGGGCTCATGCGGCGGGTCGCGGGGGCCCTGTCGGACGGGGACCTCGCCCGTCTTGAGGACGTGGTGGACCGGATGGAGGAGGCGGGCCTGGCGGGGCGGCCGTTTCCCGAACTCGACCGCCGGTTCCACGAGTTGCTGTACGCGCCCCTCGGGAACGCCCTGGTGCCGCAACTGCTGGGCGCCTTCTGGACGGTGTTCCGGCGGGTCTCCGGCGTGCGGGGCTGGACGGACGACCCGGCGCCCGAGGTCACGGTCCGCCGCCACCGTGACATAGTCGTCGCCCTGCGGGCGCACGACGCGGAGGGGGCGCGGAAGGCGATGGCGGATCATTTCCGGGGCATCGAGGCGAGAGCCGCCCAGGAGTCACGGGGGGTCGGATGA
- a CDS encoding protein-tyrosine phosphatase family protein: MDVTWSEGTAGLLRLPSGRLVRGRGLRNDLDPAVVHPTYGVYLLGKEPPLLSELPWETRWLRWPDFRLPADRAQAHQVLTDVWERAADPAERVEVACGGGRGRTGTALACLAVLDGVPPEEAVEFVRRNYDRHAVETPWQRRYVRAFGGA; encoded by the coding sequence ATGGACGTGACTTGGAGTGAGGGGACGGCCGGGTTGCTCCGGCTGCCGTCCGGGCGGCTGGTGCGGGGGCGAGGGCTGCGCAACGACCTCGATCCCGCGGTGGTCCATCCGACGTACGGCGTCTACCTCCTCGGCAAGGAGCCACCCCTGCTTTCCGAACTCCCTTGGGAAACAAGGTGGTTGAGGTGGCCGGACTTCCGGCTGCCCGCGGACCGGGCGCAGGCCCACCAGGTCCTGACGGACGTCTGGGAGCGGGCAGCGGATCCCGCCGAACGCGTCGAGGTCGCCTGCGGGGGCGGCCGTGGTCGGACGGGCACGGCTCTGGCCTGCCTCGCCGTCCTGGACGGCGTGCCGCCCGAGGAGGCCGTGGAGTTCGTGCGGCGGAACTACGACCGCCATGCCGTGGAGACACCGTGGCAGCGAAGGTACGTACGCGCCTTCGGGGGAGCGTGA
- a CDS encoding subtype B tannase, with translation MKHRAVKRRSVVIGIGATAGVAAAGGFALSAQASGESGTKASSASGGLVFDKDAYTELTTTITDAAGDDHEVKYHFYKAITYVTEPVDERYQSLNVSVPVEIDGTAVDATGAPILLANAVGGYMPSSVADATGVGGAGMTGAPGGASAGASAAPSASASASASGGVQSGGNAMLDGRGEMVNLGKLALATGYVVVEPGARGRTLVDSSGTYYGTAPAAIVDLKAAVRYLRANKGRVPGNTDRIVSSGTSAGGALSALLGASGDSPLYDAYLKEIGAADASDAVFASGDWCPITDLEHADMAYEWNWGANKLGSGSLVDRTVSKELTTAFADYQASLKLRAKGFGTVTARNLDEYLVRTYLEPSATKYLAALSDSARATYLAANTFITWSGGGSGGRATFSWADFLTHVGARKKDAPAFDAFDLSSGENNLFGKGTTKARHFTPYSLRHEGGTGARLDSDVPAKIDLMNPMHFIEKRNPGRSKHWWIRVGTKDSDTSLTVVGNLALSLENLGDDVDAFMYWDAGHGPNEDPAEFMTWIAEVTGYKVRGTK, from the coding sequence GTGAAGCACCGGGCAGTGAAGCGCAGGAGTGTCGTCATCGGGATCGGCGCGACCGCGGGAGTCGCGGCGGCCGGCGGTTTCGCCCTGAGCGCGCAGGCGTCGGGCGAGTCCGGCACGAAAGCGTCGAGCGCGTCCGGTGGCCTGGTCTTCGACAAGGACGCCTACACGGAACTGACGACGACCATCACGGACGCCGCCGGTGACGACCACGAGGTGAAGTACCACTTCTACAAGGCCATCACCTACGTCACCGAGCCGGTGGACGAGAGGTACCAGAGCCTGAACGTCAGCGTTCCGGTCGAGATCGACGGCACGGCGGTGGACGCCACCGGCGCGCCCATCCTCCTCGCCAACGCGGTCGGCGGTTACATGCCGTCGTCCGTCGCCGACGCCACCGGTGTGGGCGGGGCCGGCATGACCGGCGCCCCCGGCGGCGCGAGCGCCGGTGCCTCTGCCGCGCCCAGCGCCTCGGCGTCCGCGTCCGCCTCCGGCGGGGTGCAGTCCGGCGGCAACGCGATGCTCGACGGCCGGGGCGAGATGGTCAACCTCGGCAAGCTGGCCCTGGCCACCGGGTACGTCGTCGTGGAGCCGGGCGCCCGGGGCCGCACCCTCGTCGACTCCTCCGGCACCTACTACGGCACGGCACCGGCCGCCATCGTGGACCTGAAGGCCGCCGTGCGGTACCTGCGCGCCAACAAGGGCCGCGTCCCGGGGAACACCGACCGGATCGTCTCCTCCGGGACCAGCGCGGGCGGCGCCCTGTCCGCCCTCCTCGGCGCCTCGGGCGACAGCCCGCTCTACGACGCGTACCTCAAGGAGATCGGCGCCGCCGACGCGAGCGACGCCGTCTTCGCGAGCGGCGACTGGTGCCCCATCACCGACCTGGAGCACGCCGACATGGCGTACGAGTGGAACTGGGGCGCCAACAAGCTCGGTTCCGGCTCGCTCGTCGACCGGACGGTCTCCAAGGAGCTGACCACCGCGTTCGCCGACTACCAGGCCTCGCTGAAACTGCGCGCCAAGGGCTTCGGCACGGTCACCGCCCGCAATCTCGACGAGTACCTCGTGCGTACGTACCTGGAGCCGTCCGCGACCAAGTACCTCGCCGCCCTCTCCGACTCCGCCCGCGCGACCTACCTCGCCGCGAACACGTTCATCACCTGGTCCGGCGGAGGGTCCGGCGGCAGGGCGACCTTCTCCTGGGCCGACTTCCTCACCCACGTGGGCGCCCGGAAGAAGGACGCGCCCGCCTTCGACGCCTTCGACCTGTCCTCCGGCGAGAACAACCTGTTCGGCAAGGGGACCACCAAGGCCCGGCACTTCACCCCGTACAGCCTGCGGCACGAGGGCGGCACCGGCGCGCGGCTGGACAGCGACGTGCCCGCGAAGATCGACCTGATGAACCCGATGCACTTCATCGAGAAGCGCAACCCGGGCCGGTCGAAGCACTGGTGGATCCGGGTCGGCACCAAGGACAGCGACACCTCGCTGACCGTCGTCGGCAACCTCGCCCTGAGCCTGGAGAACCTCGGGGACGACGTCGACGCGTTCATGTACTGGGACGCCGGACACGGCCCCAACGAGGACCCGGCCGAATTCATGACCTGGATCGCCGAGGTGACGGGCTACAAGGTACGCGGCACGAAGTAG
- a CDS encoding abortive phage infection protein, whose amino-acid sequence MADNAGNTANARMSRARFMAGAAAAGVGAAVGLPVPAVAAGEAGARREREGRGLTHRGVVYTVGAGETPGTAWSERRMRGDIRAIAHDLHADTVEVTGDGVERLTATADEVAGRGLHVWLQPTLGDVPEKEILEHLAEAGRHGERLRRQGARVTLAVGCEFWLFVPGIVPGADVFERIGNLRKEDFDVAGMQRRLAAFTAKAAGVGRSVFRGKLSYAAAQDSTFENVDWNLFDIVGIDYYSYFPQRARYVRELRKFRRRGKPLAITEFGTCTFVGAPEQGGMGWDAVDHTRTPPEIKGNLVRSERVQAAYLTGLLDVFESMNLYAAMAFEFVTADAPHRPDNPRYDLDMASYAVVKPLKNHPDDPNSDWHWEPKQAFHALARQYGRRRV is encoded by the coding sequence ATGGCTGACAACGCGGGGAACACGGCGAACGCGAGGATGAGCAGGGCACGGTTCATGGCCGGGGCGGCGGCCGCGGGGGTCGGTGCGGCGGTGGGCCTGCCGGTCCCGGCGGTGGCCGCCGGCGAGGCGGGCGCCCGCCGGGAGCGCGAGGGGCGCGGGCTCACCCACCGCGGTGTCGTCTACACCGTCGGGGCGGGGGAGACCCCGGGAACGGCGTGGAGCGAGCGCCGGATGCGCGGCGACATCCGAGCCATCGCGCACGACCTGCACGCCGACACGGTCGAAGTGACAGGCGACGGCGTCGAGCGGCTCACCGCCACGGCGGACGAGGTCGCCGGGCGCGGGCTCCACGTCTGGCTCCAGCCGACGCTGGGCGACGTGCCGGAGAAGGAGATCCTCGAACACCTCGCGGAGGCGGGCCGGCACGGGGAGCGGCTGCGGCGGCAGGGGGCGCGGGTCACGCTCGCCGTGGGGTGCGAGTTCTGGCTGTTCGTGCCGGGGATCGTGCCGGGTGCCGACGTCTTCGAGCGGATCGGGAACCTGCGGAAGGAGGACTTCGACGTGGCGGGGATGCAGCGGCGGCTGGCCGCGTTCACCGCGAAGGCGGCGGGGGTCGGGCGGTCGGTCTTCCGCGGAAAGCTCAGTTACGCCGCCGCGCAGGACTCCACGTTCGAGAACGTCGACTGGAACCTCTTCGACATCGTGGGAATCGACTACTACTCGTACTTCCCGCAACGGGCGCGGTACGTGCGTGAGTTGCGGAAGTTCCGGCGCCGGGGCAAGCCGCTGGCCATCACCGAGTTCGGCACCTGCACGTTCGTCGGTGCGCCGGAGCAGGGCGGGATGGGCTGGGACGCCGTCGACCACACCAGGACACCGCCGGAGATCAAAGGGAACCTGGTGCGCAGCGAGCGCGTGCAGGCCGCGTATCTCACCGGGCTGCTCGACGTCTTCGAATCGATGAACCTGTACGCGGCGATGGCGTTCGAGTTCGTGACGGCCGACGCCCCGCACCGCCCCGACAACCCGCGCTACGACCTGGACATGGCGTCCTACGCGGTCGTCAAGCCCCTCAAGAACCACCCCGACGACCCGAACTCCGACTGGCACTGGGAACCGAAGCAGGCATTCCACGCGCTGGCGCGGCAGTACGGGCGGCGCCGTGTATAA
- a CDS encoding DUF2637 domain-containing protein produces MDDYADLFVPGDYPGARQAGAGGGRHRGRVDTRHAGSSADPLDSAWDPVEEMTYLLQDVVSPDPSFTVPRPRNEGPARVDLTGDPMDNLATITAELAPIRPHPSGHRKVRVRKVRFTWLQTVSFLIAALAAAVVSMVSVFGGIVSYIPLRHVAFLTQSGTAVWWPLLVYGPWIVASLSILRAALHQRRAAHSWVVVLLFSSVAMALCAAQADRTFTGIAAAVLPAMAALSCFQQLVRQITMTRPARQSLPRHRLFTSTAPRTVLPEVGPSAPDVTGAR; encoded by the coding sequence ATGGACGACTACGCCGACCTCTTCGTTCCGGGTGACTATCCCGGTGCCAGGCAGGCCGGGGCCGGCGGCGGGCGGCACCGCGGCCGGGTCGACACGCGGCACGCGGGATCCTCCGCGGATCCTCTCGACTCGGCCTGGGACCCGGTCGAGGAGATGACCTACCTCCTGCAGGACGTGGTGTCGCCGGACCCGTCCTTCACCGTGCCAAGGCCCCGCAACGAGGGGCCGGCCCGTGTCGACCTCACCGGCGACCCGATGGACAACCTGGCCACCATCACCGCCGAACTGGCGCCCATCAGGCCCCATCCTTCGGGGCATCGGAAAGTGCGTGTCCGCAAGGTGCGGTTCACCTGGTTACAGACCGTCAGCTTCTTGATCGCCGCGTTGGCGGCGGCCGTCGTGTCCATGGTGAGCGTCTTCGGCGGGATCGTGTCCTACATCCCCCTGCGCCACGTCGCGTTCCTCACGCAGAGCGGCACGGCCGTCTGGTGGCCCCTGCTGGTCTACGGCCCGTGGATCGTGGCCTCGCTCTCCATTCTGCGGGCCGCGCTGCACCAGCGCCGGGCCGCGCATTCCTGGGTGGTCGTCCTGCTGTTCTCCTCCGTCGCGATGGCGCTCTGCGCGGCACAGGCCGACCGGACCTTCACCGGCATCGCCGCGGCGGTGCTGCCCGCCATGGCGGCCCTCTCCTGTTTCCAGCAACTCGTCCGCCAGATCACGATGACCCGGCCGGCCCGCCAGAGCCTGCCGCGGCACCGGCTGTTCACGAGCACCGCGCCGCGGACCGTTCTGCCCGAGGTCGGTCCGTCGGCGCCGGACGTCACCGGCGCGCGGTGA
- a CDS encoding DUF397 domain-containing protein has protein sequence MREFDLTHAHWRKSSYSDDNGGDCVEVAYDFVGDARWRKSTHSGGDGGEDCVEVADGVPGIIPVRDSKVVAGPVLLIGPRAWAEFIGTVAT, from the coding sequence ATGCGCGAGTTCGACCTGACCCACGCTCACTGGCGCAAGAGCAGCTACAGCGACGACAACGGCGGCGACTGCGTCGAGGTCGCATACGACTTCGTAGGCGACGCCCGCTGGCGCAAGAGCACCCACAGCGGCGGCGACGGCGGCGAGGACTGCGTCGAGGTAGCCGACGGAGTCCCCGGCATCATCCCCGTGCGGGACAGCAAGGTCGTCGCGGGACCCGTCCTCCTCATCGGGCCCCGCGCCTGGGCGGAGTTCATCGGCACCGTGGCGACGTAA
- a CDS encoding helix-turn-helix domain-containing protein, whose product MANGSRQAAWEFFGTELKRRREDAGLTQAELGYRVFVSGGYIGQFEQAIRKPQLDVASRIDEVLQTAGFFERTWRKLIDDRRYADYFADVVELERTATKICEFAPTLVPGLLQTAAYTRAVTLAGNPFATDAHIDDKVAARVERAQILAATPQPEYWVILHEHVLRIPVGGSAEMAAQLEHISGLAEQRKVLMQVLPTAVGAYPLMGRMVRLFEFEDAPPTAYTEAVYSGSLLDDPALVKRVQGTYDLLRAAALPPEASLAFITSVAEDYRRCASST is encoded by the coding sequence ATGGCCAACGGTTCGCGGCAGGCGGCTTGGGAGTTCTTCGGAACAGAGCTGAAGAGACGCCGGGAGGATGCGGGCTTAACCCAGGCGGAGCTGGGTTATCGCGTTTTTGTGTCGGGCGGCTACATTGGGCAATTCGAACAGGCAATTCGGAAGCCACAGTTGGATGTGGCGTCCCGAATCGACGAGGTCCTACAAACCGCCGGCTTTTTCGAGCGAACATGGCGAAAGCTGATCGATGACCGGCGGTACGCCGACTATTTCGCCGACGTGGTCGAGCTGGAGCGCACGGCGACGAAGATCTGCGAGTTCGCGCCGACGCTAGTGCCGGGGTTGCTCCAGACGGCCGCGTACACGCGCGCGGTGACACTGGCCGGTAATCCGTTCGCCACCGACGCCCACATCGACGACAAGGTCGCCGCCCGCGTCGAGCGCGCGCAGATTCTGGCCGCGACTCCACAGCCCGAGTATTGGGTGATTCTGCACGAGCACGTGCTGCGCATCCCGGTCGGCGGCAGCGCCGAGATGGCCGCCCAGTTGGAACACATCTCGGGGCTCGCGGAACAACGCAAGGTGCTGATGCAGGTGCTGCCCACCGCAGTCGGGGCATACCCGTTGATGGGCCGGATGGTCCGGCTCTTCGAGTTCGAGGACGCACCGCCAACCGCCTATACAGAGGCCGTGTATTCGGGCAGCCTGCTGGACGACCCGGCCCTGGTGAAGCGCGTACAAGGGACATACGATCTGCTCAGGGCCGCCGCGCTGCCGCCGGAGGCGTCCCTGGCCTTCATCACATCGGTGGCTGAGGACTACAGACGATGCGCGAGTTCGACCTGA
- the recO gene encoding DNA repair protein RecO, which yields MSLFRDDGIVLRTQKLGEADRIITLLTRGHGRVRAVARGVRRTKSKFGARLEPFSHVDVQFFARGSELIGRGLPLCTQSETISPYGGGIVTDYARYTAGTAMLETAERFTDHEGEPAVQQYLLLVGGLRTLAQGEHEPHLILDAFLLRSLAVNGYAPSFDDCAKCGMPGPNRFFSVAAGGSVCVDCRVPGSVVPSAGALELLSALLTGDWALADACEPRYVREGSGLVSAYLHWHLERGLRSLRYVEKST from the coding sequence ATGAGCCTGTTCCGCGACGACGGCATCGTGCTGCGCACCCAGAAGCTGGGTGAGGCGGACCGGATCATCACGTTGCTCACTCGCGGTCACGGGCGCGTACGGGCCGTGGCCCGGGGGGTGCGCCGGACCAAGTCCAAGTTCGGGGCGCGGCTCGAACCGTTCTCGCACGTCGACGTGCAGTTCTTCGCACGGGGCAGCGAGCTGATCGGGCGCGGGCTGCCCCTGTGCACGCAGAGCGAGACGATCTCCCCGTACGGCGGCGGGATCGTCACCGACTACGCCCGCTACACCGCCGGGACGGCCATGCTGGAGACGGCCGAGCGGTTCACGGATCACGAGGGCGAGCCCGCCGTCCAGCAGTACCTGCTGCTCGTGGGCGGGCTGCGCACCCTCGCCCAGGGCGAGCACGAGCCGCACCTCATCCTCGACGCCTTCCTGCTGCGCTCACTCGCCGTGAACGGGTACGCGCCCAGCTTCGACGACTGCGCGAAATGCGGGATGCCCGGACCGAATCGCTTCTTCTCGGTCGCCGCGGGAGGTTCCGTCTGCGTCGACTGCCGGGTGCCCGGCAGCGTCGTACCCTCGGCGGGGGCCCTCGAACTGCTCAGCGCGCTGCTGACGGGGGACTGGGCGCTCGCGGACGCGTGCGAGCCGCGGTACGTCAGGGAGGGCAGCGGCCTGGTGTCGGCCTACCTGCACTGGCACCTGGAGCGCGGCCTGCGCTCCCTGCGGTACGTCGAGAAAAGCACCTGA
- a CDS encoding isoprenyl transferase: protein MVVRGILGRQRREYKTPEPHPSGARAPKLPGELIPNHVACVMDGNGRWAKERGLPRTEGHRVGEGVVMDVLKGCLELGVKNLSLYAFSTENWKRSPEEVRFLMNFNKDVIRRRRDEMNDLGIRIRWVGRMPKLWKSVVQELQVAQEQTQDNDAMTLYFCVNYGGRAELADAAKALAADVAAGKLDPDKVNEKTIQKYLYYPDMPDVDLFLRPSGEQRTSNYLIWQSSYAEMVFQDVLWPDFDRRDLWRACVEYASRDRRFGGAVPNEDLLAMEADMRGRPDPS, encoded by the coding sequence ATGGTGGTACGCGGGATCCTGGGGCGCCAGCGCCGCGAGTACAAGACGCCGGAACCGCACCCGTCCGGTGCCCGCGCGCCCAAGCTCCCCGGCGAGCTGATCCCGAACCACGTGGCGTGCGTGATGGACGGGAACGGGCGCTGGGCCAAGGAGCGCGGGCTGCCGCGCACCGAGGGGCACCGGGTCGGTGAGGGCGTCGTCATGGACGTCCTGAAGGGCTGCCTGGAGCTGGGCGTCAAGAACCTCTCCCTGTACGCCTTCTCCACGGAGAACTGGAAGCGGTCGCCCGAGGAGGTCCGCTTCCTGATGAACTTCAACAAGGACGTCATCCGGCGCCGGCGCGACGAGATGAACGACCTCGGCATCCGGATCCGGTGGGTCGGGCGGATGCCCAAGCTGTGGAAGTCCGTCGTGCAGGAGCTCCAGGTCGCGCAGGAGCAGACGCAGGACAACGACGCGATGACCTTGTACTTCTGCGTGAATTACGGCGGGCGGGCGGAGCTCGCCGACGCGGCGAAAGCGCTGGCCGCTGATGTTGCCGCCGGGAAGCTTGACCCCGACAAGGTCAATGAGAAGACGATCCAGAAGTACTTGTACTACCCGGACATGCCTGATGTGGACCTGTTCCTTCGCCCCAGCGGCGAGCAGCGGACGTCCAATTACCTGATCTGGCAGTCCAGTTACGCGGAGATGGTCTTCCAGGATGTCCTGTGGCCGGACTTCGATCGGCGTGATCTTTGGCGGGCATGTGTGGAGTACGCGTCGCGGGACCGTCGCTTCGGCGGCGCGGTCCCCAACGAGGACCTCCTCGCCATGGAAGCGGACATGAGGGGCCGCCCGGACCCCAGCTGA
- a CDS encoding Fur family transcriptional regulator, which yields MTTAGPPVRGRSTRQRAAVAAALDEVDEFRSAQDLHDMLKHKGDSVGLTTVYRTLQSLADAGEVDVLRTSDGESVYRRCASGDHHHHLVCRVCGKAVEVEGPAVEKWAEAIAAEHGYVNVAHTVEIFGTCADCASHNQP from the coding sequence GTGACGACCGCTGGACCGCCCGTTCGGGGCCGTTCCACCCGGCAGCGTGCCGCCGTGGCGGCGGCGCTCGACGAGGTGGACGAGTTCCGTAGTGCGCAGGACCTGCACGACATGCTCAAGCACAAGGGCGATTCCGTCGGGCTCACCACGGTGTACCGCACGCTGCAGTCGCTCGCGGACGCGGGTGAGGTGGATGTGCTGCGCACGTCCGACGGTGAGTCGGTGTACCGCCGCTGTGCGAGCGGGGACCATCACCATCACCTGGTGTGCCGGGTGTGCGGCAAGGCCGTGGAGGTGGAGGGACCGGCCGTGGAGAAGTGGGCCGAGGCCATCGCCGCGGAGCACGGCTACGTGAACGTCGCCCACACGGTGGAGATCTTCGGCACCTGCGCGGACTGCGCGTCCCACAACCAGCCGTAG
- a CDS encoding metal ABC transporter permease produces the protein MNLEILDYAFMQRALLAAVLVGITAPAVGIYLVQRRQALLGDGIGHVAMTGVGLGFLLSWSPVWMATAVSVVGAVLMELIRWYGRTRGDIALAMLFYGGMAGGVMFINLAPGGSNANLTSYLFGSLSTVSESDVTAICLLAAFVVLVTVGLRRQLFAVSQDEEFARVTGLPVRALNLLTAITAAVTVTVAMRVVGLLLVSALMVVPVAAAQQLSRSFAATFAISVAIGVSVTIGGTVTSYYQDVPPGATIVLLTIGAFMLLTVAATPLARRRARAAALVAAREAGDPAECAIPGTRTPTGKVGV, from the coding sequence ATGAACCTCGAAATCCTCGATTACGCCTTCATGCAGCGGGCCCTGCTCGCGGCCGTCCTCGTCGGCATCACCGCGCCCGCCGTCGGCATCTACCTCGTCCAGCGCCGCCAGGCCCTGCTGGGCGACGGCATCGGCCACGTGGCGATGACGGGCGTCGGCCTCGGTTTTCTCCTCTCCTGGTCTCCGGTGTGGATGGCGACGGCCGTCTCCGTGGTCGGCGCGGTCCTGATGGAACTGATCCGCTGGTACGGGAGGACGCGCGGCGACATCGCGCTCGCGATGCTCTTCTACGGGGGCATGGCGGGCGGTGTGATGTTCATCAACCTCGCGCCCGGCGGCTCCAACGCCAACCTGACCTCGTACCTCTTCGGCTCGCTCTCCACGGTCTCCGAGTCGGACGTGACGGCGATCTGTCTCCTGGCGGCCTTCGTCGTCCTGGTGACGGTCGGGCTGCGCAGGCAGTTGTTCGCGGTCAGCCAGGACGAGGAGTTCGCGCGGGTGACGGGGCTGCCCGTACGCGCCCTCAACCTGCTCACGGCGATCACGGCCGCCGTCACCGTCACGGTCGCCATGCGGGTCGTCGGCCTGCTGCTGGTCTCCGCCCTGATGGTCGTCCCGGTGGCCGCCGCGCAGCAGCTCAGCCGCAGTTTCGCCGCCACGTTCGCGATCTCGGTGGCGATCGGCGTCAGCGTGACGATCGGCGGCACGGTGACCTCGTACTACCAGGACGTACCGCCCGGCGCGACGATCGTGCTGCTCACGATCGGCGCGTTCATGCTGCTCACGGTGGCGGCGACACCGCTGGCCAGGCGCAGGGCGCGGGCCGCCGCGCTGGTCGCGGCGCGGGAGGCCGGGGACCCGGCGGAGTGTGCCATTCCCGGCACGCGCACACCGACCGGCAAGGTCGGCGTCTGA
- a CDS encoding metal ABC transporter ATP-binding protein — translation MTNEPDTPTATPRPPVISLRGVTAELGSRPVLRGIDLTVHRGEVVALLGANGSGKSTAIRTIIGQVPVTAGEIELFGTPRRRFRDWARVGYVPQRTTAAGGVPATVTEVVSSGRLSRARFGVLRKSDREAVRHALELVGLADRARDSVDALSGGQHQRVLIARALASVPELLIMDEPMAGVDLASQEVLAATLREQVAAGTSVLLVLHELGPLEPLIDRAVVLRDGCVLHDGPPPRALGQHALPGHDHVHPHAAHDAEPIRTGLLS, via the coding sequence ATGACGAACGAGCCCGACACACCGACCGCCACCCCGCGCCCGCCTGTCATCTCCCTGCGCGGTGTGACGGCCGAACTCGGCTCGCGCCCCGTCCTGCGCGGCATCGACCTCACCGTGCACCGCGGTGAGGTCGTCGCGCTGCTCGGCGCCAACGGCTCCGGCAAGTCGACCGCCATCCGCACGATCATCGGCCAGGTCCCGGTCACGGCCGGCGAGATCGAGCTGTTCGGCACGCCCCGGCGCCGCTTCCGCGACTGGGCGCGCGTGGGCTACGTACCGCAGCGCACGACCGCGGCCGGCGGCGTACCCGCCACGGTGACCGAGGTGGTGTCCTCCGGGCGGCTGTCCCGCGCCCGTTTCGGCGTCCTGCGCAAGTCCGACCGCGAGGCCGTACGGCACGCCCTGGAGCTGGTGGGCCTCGCCGACCGCGCCAGGGACTCCGTGGACGCCCTCTCCGGCGGCCAGCACCAGCGCGTCCTCATCGCCCGCGCGCTGGCCTCCGTACCCGAACTGCTGATCATGGACGAGCCGATGGCGGGCGTGGACCTGGCGAGCCAGGAAGTGCTCGCGGCGACCTTGCGGGAGCAGGTCGCGGCGGGCACCTCCGTCCTTCTCGTCCTGCACGAGCTGGGCCCGCTGGAGCCTTTGATCGACCGCGCGGTCGTGCTGCGCGACGGCTGCGTCCTGCACGACGGCCCGCCCCCGCGCGCGCTCGGCCAGCACGCGCTGCCCGGCCACGACCACGTACACCCCCACGCGGCTCACGACGCCGAACCGATCCGGACGGGACTGCTGAGCTGA